A genomic region of Antennarius striatus isolate MH-2024 chromosome 2, ASM4005453v1, whole genome shotgun sequence contains the following coding sequences:
- the LOC137613920 gene encoding protein SSUH2 homolog isoform X3: MENNTEGKAMFAPPAADYAGPSAPPASMFDNMPGYEGTLAGGGGGFLPPPMPAPPPQPEPRPEQSNWNIPSITEDTARDAFALFASSKCCYSSGPAKEGIITGMDAFNTYRYRLETFTESRSTEWTHQPFSGQPVDAFAQPPPGPWDVPAKTPSFFQDDKEVIRVPYTSSVKPCHDCVGLGRKPCKQCAGAGNKVCWVCNGSGYRHTDDRCHHCSGRGRENCSFCHGQGSSQCGTCRGKQQLLVYISLTVKWTNNIDHYVVEQSSGLQIDNLSKVSGKELLRDSQYLVFPLMGFPDQAVVQAAQRLVSEHQAKYSRTSRILQQRQTIELIPVTKVTYTWKGKSHIYFVYGNEFKVSADNYPATCCCSIM; encoded by the exons ATGGAAAATAACACGGAGGGAAAAG CAATGTTCGCCCCACCCGCAGCTGATTACGCCGGTCCCAGCGCTCCTCCGGCCAGTATGTTCGACAACATGCCAGGTTACGAGGGGACACTGGCGGGAGGAGGAG GTGGATTTCTCCCCCCTCCCAtgcctgctcctcctcctcagcctgaGCCTAGACCAGAACAATCAAACTGGAA TATTCCATCTATCACTGAAGATACTGCCCGAGACGCATTTGCCCTATTTGCCTCCAGCAAATGTTGCTACAGTTCAGGCCCAGCAAAGGAGGGTATAATCACAGGCATGGACGCATTCAACACCTACAGG TACCGCCTGGAAACCTTCACTGAATCCAGATCTACTGAGTGGACTCACCAGCCATTCAGTG GTCAGCCGGTGGATGCTTTCGCTCAACCACCTCCAGGCCCTTGGGATGTTCCTGCCAAGACTCCTAGTTTTTTTCAGGACGACAAGGAGGTTATCAGAGTTCCCTACACGTCATCTGTGAag CCCTGCCATGATTGTGTGGGACTGGGGAGAAAACCATGCAAACAGTGTGCCGGTGCTGGTAAT AAAGTTTGTTGGGTGTGCAATGGATCTGGTTACCGCCACACAGATGATCGTTGTCACCACTGCAGtggcagaggaagagaaaa TTGCAGCTTCTGTCACGGACAAGGTTCATCACAATGTGGGACCTGTAGGGGAAAACAACAACTCCTGGTCTACATCAGCCTCACTGTGAAATG GACTAACAACATTGATCACTATGTTGTGGAACAGTCAAGCGGACTACAGATAGACAACCTCAGCAAAGTTTCTGGCAAGGAGCTTTTGAGAGACTCTCAGTACTTG GTGTTCCCACTGATGGGTTTCCCTGACCAGGCAGTGGTGCAAGCTGCACAGCGCCTCGTCAGTGAACACCAGGCGAAGTACTCCCGAACATCACGTATTCTTCAACAG cGTCAAACCATAGAGCTGATCCCTGTCACAAAGGTGACCTACACATGGAAAGGGAAATCCCACATTTACTTTGTTTATGGGAATGAGTTCAAAGTTAGTGCAGACAACTACCCAGCCACCTGCTGCTGTTCTATAATGTAG
- the LOC137613920 gene encoding protein SSUH2 homolog isoform X1 codes for MRGMIHTWGGRDQSHPGPSYGVANPGYVPTATAAPAMFAPPAADYAGPSAPPASMFDNMPGYEGTLAGGGGGFLPPPMPAPPPQPEPRPEQSNWNIPSITEDTARDAFALFASSKCCYSSGPAKEGIITGMDAFNTYRYRLETFTESRSTEWTHQPFSGQPVDAFAQPPPGPWDVPAKTPSFFQDDKEVIRVPYTSSVKPCHDCVGLGRKPCKQCAGAGNKVCWVCNGSGYRHTDDRCHHCSGRGRENCSFCHGQGSSQCGTCRGKQQLLVYISLTVKWTNNIDHYVVEQSSGLQIDNLSKVSGKELLRDSQYLVFPLMGFPDQAVVQAAQRLVSEHQAKYSRTSRILQQRQTIELIPVTKVTYTWKGKSHIYFVYGNEFKVSADNYPATCCCSIM; via the exons aTGAGAGGCATGATTCATACGTGGGGAGGAAGAGATCAAAG CCACCCAGGCCCCAGCTATGGCGTGGCCAATCCGGGTTATGTGCCCACTGCAACGGCAGCACCTG CAATGTTCGCCCCACCCGCAGCTGATTACGCCGGTCCCAGCGCTCCTCCGGCCAGTATGTTCGACAACATGCCAGGTTACGAGGGGACACTGGCGGGAGGAGGAG GTGGATTTCTCCCCCCTCCCAtgcctgctcctcctcctcagcctgaGCCTAGACCAGAACAATCAAACTGGAA TATTCCATCTATCACTGAAGATACTGCCCGAGACGCATTTGCCCTATTTGCCTCCAGCAAATGTTGCTACAGTTCAGGCCCAGCAAAGGAGGGTATAATCACAGGCATGGACGCATTCAACACCTACAGG TACCGCCTGGAAACCTTCACTGAATCCAGATCTACTGAGTGGACTCACCAGCCATTCAGTG GTCAGCCGGTGGATGCTTTCGCTCAACCACCTCCAGGCCCTTGGGATGTTCCTGCCAAGACTCCTAGTTTTTTTCAGGACGACAAGGAGGTTATCAGAGTTCCCTACACGTCATCTGTGAag CCCTGCCATGATTGTGTGGGACTGGGGAGAAAACCATGCAAACAGTGTGCCGGTGCTGGTAAT AAAGTTTGTTGGGTGTGCAATGGATCTGGTTACCGCCACACAGATGATCGTTGTCACCACTGCAGtggcagaggaagagaaaa TTGCAGCTTCTGTCACGGACAAGGTTCATCACAATGTGGGACCTGTAGGGGAAAACAACAACTCCTGGTCTACATCAGCCTCACTGTGAAATG GACTAACAACATTGATCACTATGTTGTGGAACAGTCAAGCGGACTACAGATAGACAACCTCAGCAAAGTTTCTGGCAAGGAGCTTTTGAGAGACTCTCAGTACTTG GTGTTCCCACTGATGGGTTTCCCTGACCAGGCAGTGGTGCAAGCTGCACAGCGCCTCGTCAGTGAACACCAGGCGAAGTACTCCCGAACATCACGTATTCTTCAACAG cGTCAAACCATAGAGCTGATCCCTGTCACAAAGGTGACCTACACATGGAAAGGGAAATCCCACATTTACTTTGTTTATGGGAATGAGTTCAAAGTTAGTGCAGACAACTACCCAGCCACCTGCTGCTGTTCTATAATGTAG
- the LOC137611265 gene encoding protein SSUH2 homolog isoform X1, translating to MERQPLVRHPSQSYGLANPGYVPAAMGAPAALNPSIHSSIHPSIHPSIHPSIHPSSSSFPATGILGAPRACPIGAQATVGGTPWRHRQFMAPAKFAPPVAAYAGPSTPPASMFDNMPGYEGTLAGEGGGFLLPPMPAAPPPPQPEPRPEQSNWNIPSITEDTARDAFALFASSKCCYSSAPAKEGIITGMEAFNTYRYRLETFTESRSTKWTLKPFSGQPVDAFAQPPPGPWDVPAKTPRFFHNDKEVIRVPYTSSVKPCHVCVGLGRKPCKQCAGAGNKVCWVCNGSGYTLTGSCCSPCMGRGRNNCSFCHGQGSSQCGTCRGKQQLLVYISLTVKRTNNIDNYVVEQSSGLQIDNLSKVSGKKLFRESQYLVFPLMGFPDQAVVQAAQRLVSEHQAKYSRISRILQQRQTIELIPVTKVTYTWKGKSHIYFVYGNEFNVSADNYPATCCCSIM from the exons ATGGAACGTCAGCCCTTAGTACG CCACCCAAGCCAAAGCTATGGCTTGGCTAATCCAGGTTATGTACCAGCTGCAATGGGAGCACCTGCTGCACtcaacccatccatccattcgtccatccatccgtccatccatccgtccatccatccgtccatccatccatcttcttcctcttttcccgCTACAGGGATTCTGGGGGCTCCTAGAGCATGTCCCATTGGTGCACAGGCGACAGTTGGGGGAACACCCTGGAGGCATCGCCAGTTCATGGCACCAG CAAAGTTCGCCCCACCCGTAGCTGCTTACGCCGGTCCCAGCACTCCTCCTGCCAGTATGTTCGACAACATGCCAGGTTACGAGGGGACACTGGCAGGAGAAGGAG GTggatttcttcttcctcccatgcctgctgctcctcctcctcctcagcctgaGCCGAGACCTGAGCAATCAAACTGGAA TATTCCATCTATAACTGAAGATACTGCCCGAGACGCATTTGCCCTTTTTGCCTCCAGCAAATGTTGCTACAGTTCAGCACCAGCAAAGGAGGGTATAATCACCGGCATGGAGGCATTCAACACCTACAGG TACCGTCTGGAAACCTTCACTGAATCCAGATCTACTAAGTGGACTCTTAAGCCATTCAGTG GTCAGCCGGTGGATGCTTTCGCTCAACCACCTCCAGGCCCTTGGGATGTTCCTGCCAAGACTCCCAGATTTTTTCATAATGACAAAGAGGTTATCAGAGTTCCCTACACGTCATCTGTGAag CCCTGCCATGTTTGTGTGGGACTGGGGAGAAAACCATGCAAACAGTGTGCCGGTGCTGGTAAT AAAGTTTGTTGGGTGTGCAATGGATCTGGTTACACCCTAACAGGTAGTTGTTGTTCCCCCTGCATGGGCAGAGGAAGAAACAA TTGCAGCTTCTGTCACGGACAAGGTTCATCACAATGTGGGACCTGTAGGGGAAAACAACAACTCCTGGTCTACATCAGCCTCACTGTGAAACG GACTAACAACATTGATAACTATGTTGTGGAACAGTCAAGCGGACTACAGATAGACAACCTCAGCAAAGTTTCTGGCAAGAAGCTTTTCAGAGAATCTCAGTACTTG GTGTTCCCGCTGATGGGTTTCCCTGACCAGGCAGTGGTGCAAGCTGCACAGCGTCTCGTCAGTGAACACCAGGCGAAGTACTCCCGAATATCACGTATTCTTCAACAG cGTCAAACCATAGAGCTGATCCCTGTCACAAAGGTGACCTACACATGGAAAGGGAAATCCCACATTTACTTTGTTTACGGGAATGAGTTCAATGTTAGTGCAGACAACTACCCAGCCACCTGCTGCTGTTCTATAATGTAG
- the LOC137611265 gene encoding protein SSUH2 homolog isoform X2 — protein MAPAKFAPPVAAYAGPSTPPASMFDNMPGYEGTLAGEGGGFLLPPMPAAPPPPQPEPRPEQSNWNIPSITEDTARDAFALFASSKCCYSSAPAKEGIITGMEAFNTYRYRLETFTESRSTKWTLKPFSGQPVDAFAQPPPGPWDVPAKTPRFFHNDKEVIRVPYTSSVKPCHVCVGLGRKPCKQCAGAGNKVCWVCNGSGYTLTGSCCSPCMGRGRNNCSFCHGQGSSQCGTCRGKQQLLVYISLTVKRTNNIDNYVVEQSSGLQIDNLSKVSGKKLFRESQYLVFPLMGFPDQAVVQAAQRLVSEHQAKYSRISRILQQRQTIELIPVTKVTYTWKGKSHIYFVYGNEFNVSADNYPATCCCSIM, from the exons ATGGCACCAG CAAAGTTCGCCCCACCCGTAGCTGCTTACGCCGGTCCCAGCACTCCTCCTGCCAGTATGTTCGACAACATGCCAGGTTACGAGGGGACACTGGCAGGAGAAGGAG GTggatttcttcttcctcccatgcctgctgctcctcctcctcctcagcctgaGCCGAGACCTGAGCAATCAAACTGGAA TATTCCATCTATAACTGAAGATACTGCCCGAGACGCATTTGCCCTTTTTGCCTCCAGCAAATGTTGCTACAGTTCAGCACCAGCAAAGGAGGGTATAATCACCGGCATGGAGGCATTCAACACCTACAGG TACCGTCTGGAAACCTTCACTGAATCCAGATCTACTAAGTGGACTCTTAAGCCATTCAGTG GTCAGCCGGTGGATGCTTTCGCTCAACCACCTCCAGGCCCTTGGGATGTTCCTGCCAAGACTCCCAGATTTTTTCATAATGACAAAGAGGTTATCAGAGTTCCCTACACGTCATCTGTGAag CCCTGCCATGTTTGTGTGGGACTGGGGAGAAAACCATGCAAACAGTGTGCCGGTGCTGGTAAT AAAGTTTGTTGGGTGTGCAATGGATCTGGTTACACCCTAACAGGTAGTTGTTGTTCCCCCTGCATGGGCAGAGGAAGAAACAA TTGCAGCTTCTGTCACGGACAAGGTTCATCACAATGTGGGACCTGTAGGGGAAAACAACAACTCCTGGTCTACATCAGCCTCACTGTGAAACG GACTAACAACATTGATAACTATGTTGTGGAACAGTCAAGCGGACTACAGATAGACAACCTCAGCAAAGTTTCTGGCAAGAAGCTTTTCAGAGAATCTCAGTACTTG GTGTTCCCGCTGATGGGTTTCCCTGACCAGGCAGTGGTGCAAGCTGCACAGCGTCTCGTCAGTGAACACCAGGCGAAGTACTCCCGAATATCACGTATTCTTCAACAG cGTCAAACCATAGAGCTGATCCCTGTCACAAAGGTGACCTACACATGGAAAGGGAAATCCCACATTTACTTTGTTTACGGGAATGAGTTCAATGTTAGTGCAGACAACTACCCAGCCACCTGCTGCTGTTCTATAATGTAG
- the LOC137613920 gene encoding protein SSUH2 homolog isoform X2, translating into MEHQPLLCHPGPSYGVANPGYVPTATAAPAMFAPPAADYAGPSAPPASMFDNMPGYEGTLAGGGGGFLPPPMPAPPPQPEPRPEQSNWNIPSITEDTARDAFALFASSKCCYSSGPAKEGIITGMDAFNTYRYRLETFTESRSTEWTHQPFSGQPVDAFAQPPPGPWDVPAKTPSFFQDDKEVIRVPYTSSVKPCHDCVGLGRKPCKQCAGAGNKVCWVCNGSGYRHTDDRCHHCSGRGRENCSFCHGQGSSQCGTCRGKQQLLVYISLTVKWTNNIDHYVVEQSSGLQIDNLSKVSGKELLRDSQYLVFPLMGFPDQAVVQAAQRLVSEHQAKYSRTSRILQQRQTIELIPVTKVTYTWKGKSHIYFVYGNEFKVSADNYPATCCCSIM; encoded by the exons ATGGAACATCAGCCCTTATTATG CCACCCAGGCCCCAGCTATGGCGTGGCCAATCCGGGTTATGTGCCCACTGCAACGGCAGCACCTG CAATGTTCGCCCCACCCGCAGCTGATTACGCCGGTCCCAGCGCTCCTCCGGCCAGTATGTTCGACAACATGCCAGGTTACGAGGGGACACTGGCGGGAGGAGGAG GTGGATTTCTCCCCCCTCCCAtgcctgctcctcctcctcagcctgaGCCTAGACCAGAACAATCAAACTGGAA TATTCCATCTATCACTGAAGATACTGCCCGAGACGCATTTGCCCTATTTGCCTCCAGCAAATGTTGCTACAGTTCAGGCCCAGCAAAGGAGGGTATAATCACAGGCATGGACGCATTCAACACCTACAGG TACCGCCTGGAAACCTTCACTGAATCCAGATCTACTGAGTGGACTCACCAGCCATTCAGTG GTCAGCCGGTGGATGCTTTCGCTCAACCACCTCCAGGCCCTTGGGATGTTCCTGCCAAGACTCCTAGTTTTTTTCAGGACGACAAGGAGGTTATCAGAGTTCCCTACACGTCATCTGTGAag CCCTGCCATGATTGTGTGGGACTGGGGAGAAAACCATGCAAACAGTGTGCCGGTGCTGGTAAT AAAGTTTGTTGGGTGTGCAATGGATCTGGTTACCGCCACACAGATGATCGTTGTCACCACTGCAGtggcagaggaagagaaaa TTGCAGCTTCTGTCACGGACAAGGTTCATCACAATGTGGGACCTGTAGGGGAAAACAACAACTCCTGGTCTACATCAGCCTCACTGTGAAATG GACTAACAACATTGATCACTATGTTGTGGAACAGTCAAGCGGACTACAGATAGACAACCTCAGCAAAGTTTCTGGCAAGGAGCTTTTGAGAGACTCTCAGTACTTG GTGTTCCCACTGATGGGTTTCCCTGACCAGGCAGTGGTGCAAGCTGCACAGCGCCTCGTCAGTGAACACCAGGCGAAGTACTCCCGAACATCACGTATTCTTCAACAG cGTCAAACCATAGAGCTGATCCCTGTCACAAAGGTGACCTACACATGGAAAGGGAAATCCCACATTTACTTTGTTTATGGGAATGAGTTCAAAGTTAGTGCAGACAACTACCCAGCCACCTGCTGCTGTTCTATAATGTAG